A genomic window from Maylandia zebra isolate NMK-2024a linkage group LG20, Mzebra_GT3a, whole genome shotgun sequence includes:
- the mbd6 gene encoding uncharacterized protein mbd6, producing the protein MMGGSDTVSGDKDGVHTTAIHVPIGWQRRVEGGQVLYVSPSGTTLSNLEEVKTYLMTDGTCKCGLECPLIINKVFNFTVGVKVEQHSQPLGKAEQDMTKLCNHRRKVVAMAALCRSMQASQLPFASFHHPGNQEMSNRVDGRDTKGESTEREEEDRGIFCPKLHPVPARPQNNLHPNPCTSPKSSHHFIYPYNGSSSVLHPATNSHYPLDALRRLHHPAFSASSSSSSSSFPAYSTPQRSPCTPTPQSKSQSQRTPKTPETPVSPRLGPLSSPPPSSPVTLGGGGRGTQTRPHHPHVVIVGGSTPPSLSPSVHNMSMSPHQRSCHPSASPSSLSEQGGGLPAAGGTLMGNNLPQRRKSTSSSPHSPLPSGSPNPSPQLPKYKLEDILEQFKNSGNSSTNNHHLLNPNNPSLLTNQSSSNPHGLSSKSSKTPTSTAGSQVFGLNSAGPSSLPLGPYLNHHHSHQGKLPHPASFPASSLLSAAAKAQLANQITQGQRSNVASNAVSLASSLEVLKEAQQQQASKVTNSTLHNSHSPSSIASSRLPHPSLAAASTVFFPPSHSLVQSLASSSSHLPQSAERNTSYRKRQRRTPTVLSMLTDTKQLCNGLRKTPPEDAVSATVINLSSSSTSFPSSSLHSSSTSAVQNQNAIMLDNHHQLLSGQMPRFPAPRQTAQLSRPLHPNEALDFTTGPTPTATPLGLDPPTQPLSALLHLLSLQNAQATVSASSSALAQSGSVSVEGGGHTNKQSLKQSPSSPTHQSNVRDSSTRSPCRTDNTNSPPLSPQPLSPPPPSSQFTSAQSHLHRQSTKSTPLQKDSSCTVLPNSDFHNSSSPSQQTPPSPFGKHQRTDNHIPSVDPASHSSLQVASPQGTVTREIISKNEPTSVDLSHPQGSVPVGVSTSPKPLDLSNHVLAILAASSNVPQGEGNSSSHTSDVETSSPGNQTAGTEESEFGDPKIFTLTKPPATSPGLTSSSRQGENHSPPNPSAVGDSATPLSLAEAFPFMNQEQLLQLLSSTGGVPSVLDPTVLASLPLGGLWLGGQHAQVPPASVAPQPPHNLSDQQSEQQQQQLLITQQEDAQQQHQDQQQKQLQINNNHLFPLLPLLSGAQGEFPLNLLGLLNPLPAPASAPSAVQEADLTEKPNLHALLMASLLQQQASLLPLSALGQLSQVSLEVPIQQSQQISTTLEGLSLDKTSGLLDPSTLTGPGLLEVTQGLLPIPAGAEGSIQALQSLLIPATLPPPSAAFLPLSPALLTAALSSAELHPPPNTQLAPAQQTQHTQPQVPTDAGVDTLIPVSLQSKDNPILQQLLPTLLNSAILGDLPGLTGLHNIVGIGAGSILLPPVQASALGMPLLQGHDGAINLLNNIQLNLAPASEGEKPVSLQEVQSPAPQEDIPASQITPEVIPSPVPALAPAPAQESTPGSQRGSEGRSVIDPYTSFMDTIYTSFLQVSAKEQEDGAHLGPSDPTSPFCALPPVSFPVEHHTPSTTVPTLPQASAPVSLSPRRACSLRNPDLSRLSLEAAAHSPAQGTPKPTEDGSVSPLQRKPVMVEGHTHPEPPLPPIYLEEAKTDCAGPAASMCPYVDPGVDRQGHLPQVGYLSPGDGCNSRPTEETTGTLLHSEQGMDQAGAAAGARRGRKRKQTLQNVLEDFRDVDATALEETKATTALLKPERSVRGRRRRGARSQRQ; encoded by the exons GTTTTCAACTTCACAGTGGGTGTGAAGGTGGAACAGCACAGCCAGCCACTGGGCAAAGCAGAGCAGGACATGACCAAACTCTGTAATCATCGCAGGAAAGTGGTGGCAATGGCTGCCCTGTGTCGGAGTATGCAGGCTTCACAGCTGCCCTTTGCCAGCTTTCATCATCCAGGTAACCAAG AGATGAGCAATCGGGTGGACGGTCGTGATACAAAGGGCGAATCCACAGAGCGTGAAGAAGAGGACCGTGGCATTTTCTGTCCCAAACTCCATCCAGTCCCAGCTCGACCCCAGAACAACCTTCACCCAAACCCCTGCACCAGTCCTAAATCCTCTCACCATTTTATTTATCCTTACAATGGCTCCTCCTCTGTCCTTCACCCAGCCACAAACTCTCACTATCCACTAGATGCCTTGAGAAGACTTCACCATCCTGCTTTCTCAGCATCCTCCAGTTCTTCCTCCAGCTCATTTCCAGCGTACAGCACCCCCCAGAGGTCACCCTGTACTCCCACTCCTCAAAgcaaaagtcaaagtcaaagaaCACCTAAAACCCCAGAGACTCCTGTTTCTCCTCGGCTAGGACCCCTCTCTTCACCTCCCCCCTCGTCCCCTGTTACCCttggtggaggaggaagaggaacacAGACTCGCCCTCATCATCCTCATGTTGTAATTGTGGGAGGTTCTACCccaccctccctctctccctctgtccaTAACATGTCTATGTCTCCACACCAGCGCTCCTGCCACCCATCAGCTTCTCCATCCTCTCTGTCTGAGCAGGGAGGAGGCTTACCAGCAGCAGGAGGAACGCTGATGGGAAATAACTTGCCTCAGAGAAGGAAATCCACCTCTTCCTCTCCACACTCCCCACTTCCCAGTGGCTCTCCAAACCCCAGCCCCCAGCTTCCCAAATACAAGCTGGAAGACATCTTGGAGCAGTTCAAGAACTCAGGCAATAGCAGCACTAATAATCACCACCTCCTAAACCCTAATAATCCCTCCTTACTGACCAACCAAAGCAGTAGTAACCCTCATGGTCTTTCCTCAAAGTCCTCAAAGACTCCAACCTCCACTGCAGGATCACAAGTGTTTGGGTTGAACTCTGCAGGGCCCTCTAGTTTACCTCTGGGGCCATATCTGAACCACCACCATAGCCATCAGGGCAAGCTGCCACATCCAGCTTCTTTCCCTGCGAGTAGcctcctctctgcagctgcCAAGGCTCAGCTGGCTAACCAGATAACCCAGGGCCAGAGGTCAAATGTGGCCAGCAATGCAGTGAGCTTGGCCTCTTCTCTGGAGGTCCTGAAAGAGGCACAGCAGCAACAGGCATCAAAGGTAACAAACAGCACTTTACATAACAGCCACTCTCCCTCCTCCATTGCTTCTTCTAGGCTTCCCCATCCCTCCCTTGCAGCAGCCTCGACTGTTTTCTTTCCTCCATCCCACTCTCTGGTCCAGTCCCTGGCTTCCTCCTCGTCCCATCTGCCACAATCAGCAGAGCGTAACACATCGTATAGGAAGCGGCAGCGTCGAACTCCCACAGTCCTCAGCATGCTAACAGACACCAAGCAGCTCTGTAATGGGCTGCGGAAGACCCCACCAGAAGATGCTGTTTCTGCTACAGTTATCAATCTTTCCTCCTCGTCCACTTcattcccctcctcctccttgcaTTCTTCCTCTACCTCAGCTGTGCAGAATCAGAATGCCATCATGTTGGATAACCATCATCAACTCCTCTCTGGGCAGATGCCCAGGTTCCCTGCTCCTCGACAGACGGCACAGCTTTCCAGGCCTCTGCACCCAAATGAGGCCCTGGACTTCACTACAGGACCGACACCCACAGCCACCCCTCTTGGCTTGGATCCTCCAACCCAGCCTTTGTCTGCCCTGTTACACCTGCTCAGTTTGCAGAATGCGCAGGCCACAGTCTCAGCATCCAGCTCTGCCTTAGCTCAGTCTGGATCTGTGTCTGTTGAAGGAGGTGGACACACTAATAAACAGAGCCTCAAGCAGTCACCTTCATCTCCAACCCATCAGTCTAATGTCAGGGACTCGTCGACTCGGTCACCTTGCCGAACAGATAACACTAATTCTCCCCCATTGAGTCCACAGCCACTgtctcctcctcccccctcctctCAGTTCACATCAGCGCAGTCTCATCTTCATCGTCAGTCCACTAAGTCAACTCCTCTTCAAAAAGATTCTTCGTGCACAGTGTTACCAAACTCAGATttccacaacagcagcagcccaTCTCAGCAGACACCCCCATCTCCCTTTGGCAAGCATCAACGAACCGATAATCACATTCCTTCAGTAGATCCTGCTTCCCATTCATCTTTACAGGTTGCCTCACCTCAGGGCACTGTCACAAGAGAGATTATTAGTAAGAACGAACCTACGTCAGTGGACCTTAGTCATCCTCAAGGCAGTGTTCCTGTAGGGGTATCCACCTCCCCAAAGCCTCTAGATCTTAGCAACCACGTCCTGGCCATTCTCGCAGCATCTTCTAATGTTCCCCAAGGGGAGGGCAACTCTTCCAGCCATACCTCTGATGTTGAGACGTCTTCCCCAGGAAATCAAACTGCAG GAACGGAGGAGTCTGAATTTGGGGACCCAAAGATCTTCACATTGACCAAACCTCCAGCCACCAGTCCCGGGCTCACTAGCTCCTCTCGTCAAGGAGAGAATCACAGTCCTCCTAACCCTTCAGCTGTAGGTGACTCAGCCACTCCTTTAAGTCTGGCAGAGGCCTTTCCCTTCATGAACCAAGAGcagctgctccagctgctgtcGTCTACAGGAGGAGTACCATCTGTCCTGGACCCCACAGTCCTGGCTTCATTGCCCCTAGGGGGCCTTTGGTTGGGAGGACAACATGCACAAGTACCTCCTGCCAGTGTTGCACCGCAGCCACCACATAATCTGTCAGACCAGCAGTcagagcagcaacagcagcagttaCTGATAACACAGCAAGAAGATGCACAGCAGCAACACCAAGACCAACAACAAAAGCAACTGCAGATTAACAACAATCATCTGTTTCCCTTGTTGCCCCTGTTGAGTGGTGCCCAAGGGGAGTTCCCTCTGAACCTTTTAGGGCTGCTGAATCCACTTCCAGCCCCAGCGTCAGCCCCTTCTGCAGTGCAGGAGGCTGATTtgacagaaaaacccaaccTTCATGCTCTGCTAATGGCCTCCTTGTTGCAACAGCAGGCTTCCTTGTTACCTCTATCTGCGCTGGGTCAGTTGAGCCAGGTCAGCTTGGAAGTTCCTATTCAGCAGTCACAGCAGATCTCTACTACATTAGAGGGCCTCAGTCTGGATAAGACCTCTGGCCTGCTGGACCCATCAACCCTAACTGGGCCAGGGCTCTTGGAGGTCACTCAGGGCCTCCTTCCTATTCCTGCAGGAGCTGAAGGCTCTATCCAAGCCCTTCAGTCTCTACTCATTCCCGccactcttcctcctccctctgcaGCCTTCCTGCCCCTCAGCCCTGCCTTGCTCACTGCTGCCCTGAGCTCTGCTGAGCTCCACCCGCCTCCCAATACCCAATTAGCTCCTGCACAGCAAACCCAACATACCCAACCTCAG GTACCCACAGATGCTGGTGTTGACACGCTCATACCCGTATCTCTTCAAAGCAAGGACAACCCCATCCTCCAACAGTTACTCCCCACTTTGCTGAACTCTGCTATATTAG GAGATCTTCCTGGCCTCACAGGCCTCCATAACATTGTGGGGATTGGAGCTGGTTCCATTCTTCTACCACCAGTCCAGGCCTCTGCTTTGGGGATGCCACTGCTACAGGGCCATGATGGAGCAATCAACTTACTCAACAACATACAG CTGAACCTTGCTCCAGCCTCAGAGGGAGAGAAGCCAGTATCCTTGCAGGAAGTGCAAAGCCCTGCCCCACAGGAAGACATACCAGCCAGTCAAATCACTCCTGAAGTGATCCCAAGTCCTGTTCCAGCTCTAGCTCCAGCTCCTGCCCAAGAATCCACTCCAGGCTCTCAgcgaggatctgagggcagatcTGTCATTGATCCTTATACTTCTTTTATGGACACGATTTATACCTCTTTTCTTCAAGTCAGTGCTAAAGAGCAGGAAGATGGGGCCCATTTGGGGCCATCTGACCCCACTTCACCCTTCTGTGCCTTACCTCCAGTTTCTTTTCCTGTGGAGCACCATACACCGTCCACAACTGTCCCAACTCTGCCACAGGCAAGTGCCCCAGTTTCCCTTAGCCCACGGCGGGCTTGTTCCCTACGCAACCCAGACTTATCCCGACTTAGTCTGGAAGCAGCAGCCCATTCTCCAGCCCAAGGGACACCCAAACCCACTGAAGATGGGTCTGTGTCCCCCTTACAAAGGAAACCAGTTATGGTAGAGGGACATACTCACCCAGAACCTCCTCTTCCACCTATATACTTGGAGGAGGCCAAGACAGACTGTGCTGGGCCTGCTGCATCTATGTGCCCTTATGTAGATCCAGGTGTGGATAGGCAGGGGCATCTTCCCCAAGTAGGGTATCTCAGTCCTGGGGATGGATGCAATAGTAGGCCCACTGAAGAGACAACTGGGACATTGCTGCACTCTGAACAGGGAATG GACCAAGCAGGAGCAGCGGCTGGAGCcagaagaggaaggaaaaggaaaCAAAC GCTTCAGAATGTGTTAGAAGACTTCAGAGACGTGGATGCTACAGCACTAGAGGAAACCAAGGCTACA ACAGCACTGCTGAAGCCTGAGAGGTCAGTGCGCGGCAGGCGGCGACGAGGCGCCAGGTCTCAAAGGCAGTGA